A genomic segment from Glycine soja cultivar W05 chromosome 18, ASM419377v2, whole genome shotgun sequence encodes:
- the LOC114394808 gene encoding uncharacterized protein LOC114394808, with product MSGEVDPSLDIHSFLYLNPNENPAMALVSPSLDSINYYSWSRSMLTALSAKNKVEFVDGSARQPSSSYCVYSAWKRCNIMVVSWLVHSVSSSIRQIILWMDSIEEIWRDLKSRYSQGDLLCIFALQLKASSIKQGDLYVTNYFTQLRIIWDELENFRPDPICVCTVKCVCKVSSILAQRKLEDQAMKFLRGLNDQYANVRSHVFSYAAQQERQFFVPDSLAEVNATIMNSMCNFYGRTGHTESTCYRKHGFPNKNGKSTSNRGKACSHCGKNGHTVDTSYKKYGFPPG from the coding sequence ATGAGTGGTGAAGTTGATCCCTCACTTGATATTCATAGTTTCTTGTACTTGAATCCAAATGAAAACCCCGCTATGGCATTAGTTTCTCCCTCACTTGATTCCATAAACTATTACTCTTGGAGCAGATCCATGCTCACAGCTCTCAGTGCTAAAAACAAAGTAGAATTTGTGGATGGCAGTGCTCGACAACCGTCTTCCTCTTACTGTGTCTACAGTGCATGGAAACGATGTAATATTATGGTGGTTTCCTGGCTTGTGCACTCTGTTTCTTCTTCAATAAGACAAATCATTCTCTGGATGGACTCTATAGAAGAGATTTGGCGCGATCTGAAATCACGTTATTCCCAGGGAGATCTTCTGTGCATATTTGCTCTACAACTCAAAGCTTCCTCGATCAAACAAGGTGACTTATATGTCACTAACTATTTTACTCAGTTACGGATTATATGGGATGAGCTTGAGAACTTTCGACCAGACCCGATTTGTGTGTGCACTGTGAAATGTGTGTGTAAAGTTTCATCTATTCTCGCTCAAAGGAAATTGGAGGATCAAGCCATGAAATTTCTTAGAGGGCTTAATGATCAATATGCAAATGTTAGATCTCATGTTTTCTCCTACGCTGCACAACAGGAGCGACAGTTTTTTGTTCCTGATTCCTTAGCTGAAGTTAATGCTACCATCATGAATTCTATGTGCAATTTTTATGGACGAACTGGTCATACTGAAAGCACTTGTTACCGTAAGCATGGATTCCCTAACAAGAATGGCAAGAGCACCTCTAATCGTGGAAAAGCTTGCTCCCACTGCGGAAAGAATGGTCATACAGTAGATACATCTTATAAGAAATATGGCTTCCCTCCTGGCTAA